A genomic segment from Idiomarina piscisalsi encodes:
- the lptM gene encoding LPS translocon maturation chaperone LptM: MFSRIVIKTLVLTTVFMIVVGCGQKGPLEPVPMPEKNDVETVPTDKDE; encoded by the coding sequence ATGTTTAGTCGAATTGTAATCAAGACGCTGGTATTAACCACGGTTTTTATGATTGTGGTCGGGTGTGGTCAAAAAGGGCCGCTTGAACCTGTGCCAATGCCTGAGAAAAATGACGTGGAAACGGTGCCAACGGATAAAGACGAATGA